In Tripterygium wilfordii isolate XIE 37 chromosome 15, ASM1340144v1, whole genome shotgun sequence, one DNA window encodes the following:
- the LOC120016135 gene encoding polyamine oxidase 1-like, with amino-acid sequence MRVLAIILALFFHFIAPDASAAEPSVIIVGAGISGILAAKTLHDAGVRDFLILEGTDRIGGRMCKGQFSGHTIELGANWLFSGGPKPNILVDIGKEIKLKTFYSDYENISSNTYKQEGGLYPKNLVEEIVNVGAAEAEFCANFSRRLSSLPGQDVDMSILAAQRLYSNKVPTTPLEMVIDFYYNDYEDAEPPKDTSLKHTYPRGESEDFGEDTYFVADPRGFESVVHYFANKFLLNENGVITDPRLKLNKVVREIEYTKTGVTMKIEDGSVYKSKYAILSVSLGVLQSDLISFKPTLPVWKKVAISDFNMAVYTKIFLKFPYTFWPIGPGTEFFLYAHENRGYYPIWQHLENEIPGSNILFVTVTNVESKRIEQQSDNETLAEIMAVLKKMFGNDIPYPEDILVPRWWSHRLYRGTYANWPSRFNEKSHDQLGAPIGPIYFTGEYLSSEYIGYVSGAYLEGIRTANDVINCIKKKSCRGFKTLQTAPKVQMGRKAYGPK; translated from the exons ATGAGGGTCTTGGCAATTATTCTAGCTTTGTTCTTCCATTTCATCGCTCCCGATGCATCGGCAGCAGAACCAAGTGTGATCATAGTCGGAGCTGGAATATCAG GAATATTAGCAGCAAAGACACTACATGACGCTGGTGTGAGAGATTTCTTGATATTGGAAGGAACGGACAGAATTGGCGGGAGGATGTGTAAAGGCCAGTTTAGTGGACATACAATTGAACTGGGTGCAAATTGGCTTTTCAGTGGTGGGCCTAAGCCCAACATTTTGGTGGACATTGGCAAagaaattaaactcaagaccttCTATAGTGATTATGAGAACATATCATCCAACACCTACAAACAAGA AGGAGGATTGTATCCAAAGAACTTGGTGGAAGAAATTGTAAATGTTGGTGCGGCGGAGGCTGAGTTTTGCGCAAACTTTTCGAGAAGGTTGTCGTCGCTTCCGGGGCAGGATGTGGACATGTCGATTTTGGCTGCACAGCGACTATACAGCAACAA GGTGCCGACGACTCCGCTTGAGATGGTAATAGATTTCTACTACAATGACTATGAAGATGCAGAGCCACCAAAAGACACAAGCTTGAAGCACACGTATCCTCGCGGTGAATCTGAAGATTTTGGGGAAGATACATACTTTGTTGCGGACCCGAGAGGGTTTGAAAGTGTTGTTCATTATTTTGCTAACAAGTTCCTGTTAAATGAGAATGGAGTTATAACGGATCCTAGGCTCAAACTAAATAAG GTGGTGAGAGAGATCGAATATACAAAGACTGGAGTCACAATGAAAATTGAAGATGGATCGGTGTATAAATCTAAGTATGCAATACTATCTGTGAGCCTTGGAGTTCTTCAGAGCGACCTCATTAGTTTCAAGCCAACATTACCT GTGTGGAAAAAAGTGGCAATTTCAGATTTCAACATGGCAGTGTACACCAAAATATTCTTGAAATTCCCTTACACTTTCTGGCCTATTGGTCCCGGAACAGAGTTCTTCCTTTATGCTCATGAAAATCGTGGATATTATCCAATTTGGCag CATTTGGAGAATGAGATTCCAGGATCAAACATATTGTTCGTGACAGTGACAAATGTCGAGTCAAAGAGGATAGAGCAACAATCAGATAATGAAACTTTAGCAGAGATCATGGCAGTGCTCAAGAAAATGTTTGGAAATGACATTCCATATCCAGAAGATATTTTGGTACCTAGATGGTGGAGTCACAGGCTCTACAGGGGTACCTACGCAAATTGGCCCAGTCGATTCAACGAAAAAAGTCATGATCAATTAGGG GCGCCTATTGGTCCGATCTATTTTACAGGGGAGTACCTAAGTTCAGAATACATAGGATATGTTAGTGGTGCTTATCTGGAAG GTATTAGAACTGCAAATGATGTGATCAACTGCATCAAGAAGAAATCATGCAGAGGGTTTAAGACCTTGCAAACTGCTCCAAAGGTGCAAATGGGTCGAAAAGCATATGGGCCGAAATAA